In Pocillopora verrucosa isolate sample1 chromosome 13, ASM3666991v2, whole genome shotgun sequence, one genomic interval encodes:
- the LOC131789538 gene encoding monocarboxylate transporter 10: MKEELEDDLYDTKLLPTDGDQSISTTEIAACAPVNSEFPSAKDAEITEKDGGWAWVVCGAAFCDLFVVLGMHYTVGVLYAALLDHFKESKAKTAWVGSIAQFSLFFFCYPGSLLSERYGCRRVVIVGGILTSIGLLLSSFATSLNQIYFTHGIIVGFGTSISYLPALVMVAYYFDKKRSFATGIATSGSNLGALGLAPLQQVIVDAFGWRNCYRFLSGLALIITVCGLLFKPLDEKKTGKDRLVKSTEITFEKSFKKKLLSFPRNNWFIIWAVASTIATFGYFIPHVHLVRVAEEMGSSHRDGSLLLSYIGIGSGVGKIIFGKISDIPRVDTIKLYNICMVLSGLSPLLAIYSAGYDMLVLYVVVLGMLDGCFIGLMSIVTFECTDREKMSVAWGAVLMIMSFSMLVGAPAAGWFGETTGNYRNLFFLAGAPTICGAVVFSLIQCIKDPIIESQQKRALVIPTEEKEIIFVYDRLTVV, encoded by the exons atgaaagaagaactTGAAGACGATTTGTATGATACCAAACTACTGCCAACAGATGGAGACCAAAGTATTTCAACGACTGAAATCGCCGCGTGTGCGCCAGTTAATTCAGAGTTCCCTTCCGCTAAAGATGCAGAAATCACGGAGAAAGATGGTGGCTGGGCTTGGGTTGTTTGTGGTGCGGCATTCTGCGATTTATTTGTGGTTTTGGGAATGCATTACACAGTGGGAGTCTTATATGCTGCGTTACTCGACCACTTTAAGGAATCGAAAGCCAAGACAG CATGGGTGGGATCCATCGCTCAGTTCTCCTTGTTCTTCTTTTGCTATCCCGGGAGCCTTCTCAGTGAGCGCTACGGATGTAGACGTGTTGTTATAGTTGGAGGAATACTCACCAGCATTGGTCTTTTACTGTCATCGTTCGCCACCAGTTTAAATCAAATTTACTTCACCCACGGGATAATTGTGGGATTTGGAACAAGTATCAGCTATCTCCCAGCGCTCGTAATGGTGGCGTACTATTTCGACAAGAAACGCTCTTTTGCCACAGGAATAGCAACGTCTGGGAGCAATTTAGGAGCTCTTGGGCTTGCTCCACTTCAGCAAGTAATCGTAGATGCCTTTGGATGGAGAAACTGCTATCGTTTTCTGAGTGGGCTTGCTCTTATTATAACCGTCTGTGGGCTTTTGTTCAAGCCTTTGGACGAGAAAAAGACCGGAAAGGACAGACTTGTGAAAAGCACAGAAATAACATTCGAGAAATCCTTCAAGAAGAAACTTCTTAGCTTTCCTAGAAATAATTGGTTTATTATCTGGGCTGTTGCGTCAACCATAGCAACATTTGGATATTTTATTCCACATGTTCATTTG gTTCGCGTCGCTGAAGAGATGGGCTCCTCACATCGGGATGGCTCGCTCTTGCTTTCTTACATCGGAATTGGTTCGGGTGTCGGAAAGATTATCTTCGGAAAAATCTCGGACATTCCTCGCGTGGACACCATAAAGTTATACAATATTTGCATGGTTCTTTCCGGACTTTCTCCTCTTCTCGCTATCTACTCGGCGGGTTATGACATGCTCGTATTATATGTGGTTGTACTTGGAATGCTGGATGGTTGTTTTATCGGGCTCATGTCCATTGTGACGTTTGAATGTACGGACCGTGAAAAGATGTCAGTAGCCTGGGGAGCAGTGTTGATGATCATGTCGTTTTCTATGTTGGTTGGTGCCCCAGCAGCAG GATGGTTTGGTGAAACAACAGGCAACTATCGGAATTTATTCTTCTTAGCCGGCGCTCCGACCATCTGCGGAGCTGTTGTGTTTTCGCTGATTCAGTGTATCAAAGATCCTATCATTGAGAGTCAGCAAAAACGAGCGCTTGTAATTCCTAcggaagaaaaggaaattatcttTGTGTACGATAGGTTGACAGTAGTGTAA